One genomic window of Ciona intestinalis chromosome 7, KH, whole genome shotgun sequence includes the following:
- the LOC113474348 gene encoding uncharacterized protein LOC113474348 produces MFCGVCGDSQDDVAFTVCTSCAKVMCAGCLVDHDHVFTGQGKSHHGYHETAQLNHLLKFFMDANVKRSVKCSNKHDKRADYFCEVCQEFTCHTCLALDHQHHATEKLRAFEPQIQRALSGCSEMLTKKRKSTLRCAKSLRQNSNEVDDVIENTERTIHRAAKEILFQFSATLRKREEMLKRKLTTELRKRSNIMRGQVKCAELFANIFNEAQEVVEELQSSKSIPLEKDLFANLGVLNKFDVNYFINKRSSQTSPMDLPEMVKIPDVEMEALCSKLLSTKPMPLPRNSSNGQLPAQRLSNSRHAVPYTGDGEDSVGETDVELGEFQVTGNPSKLTVRSSDSDSSGRDQRYRELNADIPHRVHYPSKIHNKGENGGHRRSRTDLINILNDRTITDQRALNNRRHSMFGNGKAIESHSHTNLSGMVTHQKAGNSVVELKSKSTSRIDTDDVSRHRHRGEDFEDTDNGIYFKAPPVYEKRTKHDKTKVSLHNQPPTRGRSSRYDVMNGDVTIRSGHVINNTGLKPVSRSRNSDTSYYTEKERKKEKLRYFFSAKEQMLNNPNLKSTPL; encoded by the exons atgttttgtggCGTATGCGGGGATTCCCAAGATGACGTTGCGTTTACTGTTTGTACGAGCTGCGCAAAAGTGATGTGCGCAGGTTGCCTTGTGGACCACGATCACGTGTTCACCGGGCAAGGGAAGTCTCATCATGGTTATCACGAAACTGCACAGTTAAACCACCTTTTAAAGTTCTTTATGGACGCAAACGTGAAAAGAAGTGTAAAGTGTTCAAATAAgcatg ATAAAAGAGCCGATTATTTCTGTGAGGTGTGCCAAGAGTTTACGTGCCACACGTGTCTGGCGTTGGACCACCAACACCATGCCACGGAAAAACTTCGCGCATTCGAACCCCAAATACAAAGAGCGCTTTCCGGCTGCTCTGAGATGCTCACCAAAAAgc GAAAATCCACGCTAAGATGCGCGAAATCATTACGTCAGAACTCGAACGaggttgatgacgtcatagaaaaTACGGAACGAACCATTCACAGGGCAGCAAAGGAAATTTTATTCCAA TTTTCGGCAACACTTCGCAAACGAGAAGAAATGCTGAAGCGAAAACTGACAACAGAGCTACGAAAGCGAAGCAACATTATGCGAGGGCAGGTGAAATGCGCCGAGTTGTTTGCCAACATATTTAATGAGGCGCAAGAGGTCGTGGAAGAGCTACAATCGTCAAAGTCAATACCGCTTGAGAAAGATCTGTTTGCTAACCTTGGAGTTTTAAATAA GTTTGATGTCAACTACTTCATAAATAAACGCAGCAGCCAAACGTCACCGATGGATCTTCCAGAAATGGTGAAAATACCAGATGTGGAAATGGAGGCTTTGTGCTCAAAGTTACTGTCTACTAAACCAATGccattaccaa GGAACAGTTCAAACGGTCAACTGCCGGCGCAAAGACTTAGTAACTCCAGGCATGCTGTACCATATACAGGTGATGGGGAAGATAGCGTGGGCGAAACAGATGTTGAACTCGGCGAGTTTCAAGTCACTGGAAATCCTTCaaag TTGACCGTTCGAAGCAGCGACAGTGATTCTAGCGGTAGGGACCAACGGTATCGTGAGTTGAACGCTGATATTCCTCACCGAGTGCATTACCCTTCCAAAATACACAACAAAGGCGAAAATGGTGGACATAGACGTTCAAGAACcgatttaataaatattttaaacgatagAACTATAACGGACCAGAGAGCGTTAAATAATCGCAGGCACTCGATGTTTGGAAAcggaaaag CTATTGAGTCGCATTCTCACACTAATTTGAGTGGAATGGTTACACATCAAAAAGCAGGGAATTCTGTGGTTGAATTAAAATCGAAAAGCACAAGTCGAATTGACACCGATGAT GTTTCAAGGCACAGGCATCGCGGGGAAGATTTTGAAGATACAGATAACGGAATTTATTTCAAAGCACCCCCAGTGTATGAGAAAAGAACAAAACacgacaaaacaaaagtttcgCTGCACAACCAACCTCCTACCCGCGGTCGATCATCTcggtatgacgtcatgaacggtgacgtcacaatacgttCGGGAcatgttataaacaatactGGTTTAAAACCGGTTAGTCGTTCAAGAAATTCGGACACGTCATACTACACGGAAAAAGAACGAAAGAAAGAGAAATTGAGATACTTCTTTTCAGCAAAAGaacaaatgttaaataatCCCAATTTAAAATCGACGCCTTTGTAG